In Candidatus Promineifilum breve, one genomic interval encodes:
- the recF gene encoding DNA replication/repair protein RecF (All proteins in this family for which functions are known are DNA-binding proteins that assist the filamentation of RecA onto DNA for the initiation of recombination or recombinational repair.) produces the protein MPIAPIGSIFRAMQVRRLSLTNFRNYSRLELDLPGGVILLHGDNAQGKTNLLEAIYFLATTRSPHTSQDQQLINWDALLADEPVVVGRLVADVARPDTPAHLEMRLIVEDRGAWAGNGASGFRREALINRRQVRLMDLLGQLRVVLFLPEDVELATGAPANRRRYLNVTLCQVDADYCRDLSAYNKVLEQRNALLRRMAEGQARQSAEVLQILTDKLIEPGSRVWQRRARFITEMGHQAQEIYFQELIGGKESLRLGYLPGWHSNGRKTADGQLADGDWLQASSDAALIGERFAAELAAARATDLARGSSTVGPHRDDWAILVNGKNLGQFGSRGQVRTAILALKLAEINWMKATTADVPILLLDEVIAELDLHRRAALLAYVADQVRGKGMAQALLTATDPGMFPDDFLAQATSLTVAGGRVSADG, from the coding sequence TTGCCAATCGCGCCAATTGGCTCTATCTTTCGGGCCATGCAAGTGCGCCGGCTTTCGCTGACCAACTTTCGCAATTACAGCCGCCTGGAATTGGACCTGCCCGGCGGGGTCATCTTGCTGCATGGCGACAACGCCCAGGGCAAGACGAACCTGCTGGAGGCGATCTACTTTCTGGCGACGACACGCTCCCCTCACACCAGCCAGGATCAGCAACTCATTAACTGGGACGCGCTACTGGCCGATGAGCCGGTGGTGGTCGGCCGGCTGGTGGCCGACGTGGCGCGGCCCGATACGCCGGCCCACCTGGAGATGCGCCTCATCGTGGAGGATCGCGGGGCCTGGGCGGGCAACGGCGCGAGCGGCTTCCGGCGGGAGGCGCTCATCAACCGGCGCCAGGTGCGGCTGATGGATCTGCTGGGCCAATTGCGCGTGGTGCTGTTCCTGCCCGAAGACGTGGAACTGGCGACCGGCGCGCCGGCCAACCGCCGCCGCTACCTCAACGTGACCCTGTGCCAGGTGGACGCCGACTACTGCCGCGACCTGTCGGCCTATAACAAGGTGCTGGAGCAGCGCAATGCCCTGTTGCGGCGCATGGCCGAGGGGCAGGCGCGCCAATCGGCCGAGGTGCTGCAAATCCTGACCGACAAGCTGATCGAGCCGGGCAGCCGCGTCTGGCAGCGGCGGGCGCGGTTCATCACCGAGATGGGCCACCAGGCGCAGGAGATCTATTTCCAGGAGTTGATCGGCGGCAAGGAGTCGTTGCGGCTGGGCTATCTGCCCGGCTGGCACAGCAACGGCCGCAAGACCGCCGACGGGCAACTGGCCGACGGCGACTGGCTGCAAGCCAGCAGCGACGCGGCGCTGATTGGCGAGCGCTTTGCCGCCGAACTGGCCGCGGCGCGGGCCACCGACCTGGCCCGCGGCTCTTCCACTGTCGGGCCGCACCGCGACGACTGGGCCATCCTGGTCAACGGCAAGAATCTGGGGCAGTTCGGCTCGCGCGGGCAGGTGCGCACGGCGATATTGGCCCTCAAGCTGGCCGAGATCAACTGGATGAAGGCCACCACGGCCGACGTGCCCATCCTGCTGCTGGACGAAGTGATCGCCGAACTGGATTTGCACCGCCGCGCGGCGCTGCTGGCCTACGTGGCCGACCAGGTGCGCGGCAAGGGCATGGCCCAGGCGCTGCTGACGGCCACCGACCCGGGCATGTTCCCCGACGACTTCCTGGCCCAGGCGACGAGCCTGACCGTGGCCGGCGGGCGGGTGTCGGCCGACGGCTAG
- a CDS encoding S49 family peptidase, which produces MIEEPNRSNRSFGRVALLALLGGLVALAVGIFLAGRLIPRPQVGIIRLSYEIGSLSTYEITEQLKYARENPAVKAVVVVMNSPGGSAAFSEELFLDVLQTREQLPVVTSIDLLAASGAYYMAAATDEIYAKPTSNVGSVGVIASLPGDVYIEEDLLTTGPYKAFGGTRDGTVRQIERAKFAFLDAVRVGRGERLTMDLANLSRAEIYTGIQALDYGLIDGLGSGEEAIERAAALAGLREYETVELYPVTFDTEFIPLPLFRYQPEPVDEARLWAAPSNLAPGIYYRHIEPAGIR; this is translated from the coding sequence GTGATTGAGGAACCAAATCGATCCAATCGCTCTTTTGGTCGCGTCGCGCTGCTGGCGCTGCTGGGCGGGCTGGTGGCGCTGGCCGTGGGCATCTTCCTGGCCGGGCGGCTCATCCCCCGGCCGCAGGTGGGCATCATCCGCCTCAGCTACGAGATCGGCAGCCTGTCCACCTATGAGATCACCGAGCAATTGAAATACGCTCGCGAGAATCCGGCGGTCAAGGCCGTCGTCGTCGTGATGAACAGCCCCGGCGGCTCGGCGGCGTTCAGCGAAGAGCTGTTTCTCGACGTGTTGCAGACGCGCGAGCAGTTGCCCGTGGTCACCTCCATCGATCTGTTGGCGGCCAGCGGCGCCTATTACATGGCCGCCGCGACCGATGAGATCTACGCCAAGCCCACCTCCAATGTCGGCAGTGTCGGCGTCATCGCCTCGCTGCCCGGCGACGTCTACATCGAGGAGGATTTGCTGACGACCGGCCCCTATAAAGCCTTCGGTGGCACGCGCGACGGCACCGTGCGCCAGATCGAGCGGGCCAAGTTCGCCTTCCTCGACGCGGTGCGCGTGGGGCGCGGCGAGCGCCTGACGATGGATCTGGCCAACCTGTCGCGGGCCGAAATCTATACCGGCATCCAGGCCCTCGATTACGGCCTGATCGACGGTCTGGGTTCGGGTGAGGAGGCCATCGAGCGCGCCGCCGCCTTGGCCGGCCTGCGCGAGTATGAGACGGTCGAACTCTATCCGGTCACCTTCGACACGGAGTTCATCCCCCTGCCCCTCTTCCGCTACCAACCTGAGCCGGTGGATGAGGCTCGCCTGTGGGCCGCGCCCAGCAATCTCGCGCCGGGCATCTACTACCGCCACATCGAGCCGGCCGGGATCCGCTAA